In Leptospira stimsonii, a single window of DNA contains:
- a CDS encoding hemerythrin domain-containing protein, translating to MDIEFYKNQHIEILNRLNEIESRLESEISECIEILSHELAGLSARLNLHRNMEENLVFPRVKDLLSNAERSFHEESLRKATNLKIAMKEYNSRWSLPSAILQRESEFRKETRWLILSIRRLVKKEETEIDSVLEKESN from the coding sequence TTGGACATCGAATTCTATAAAAATCAGCACATTGAAATACTCAATCGGTTGAATGAAATTGAAAGCCGATTGGAGTCTGAAATTTCAGAATGTATAGAAATCCTTTCCCACGAACTCGCCGGTTTGTCTGCCAGATTGAATCTTCATAGAAACATGGAGGAGAATCTTGTTTTTCCGAGGGTAAAAGATTTGCTTTCGAATGCGGAACGTTCTTTCCATGAAGAATCTCTTAGGAAGGCGACAAACCTAAAGATAGCAATGAAAGAATACAATAGTAGATGGTCCCTCCCTTCCGCGATTCTTCAAAGAGAATCGGAGTTTCGTAAGGAAACGAGATGGCTTATCCTTTCGATTCGAAGGCTCGTAAAAAAAGAGGAAACCGAAATCGATTCCGTTTTGGAAAAAGAATCGAATTGA
- a CDS encoding tetratricopeptide repeat protein has product MSEKENKKKSSSAKKRILQEINKENFLFALTLIDREISSGNDDPELYYNFAICCARTDNFKKCILILEDLLEKFPRFGERENSILMMIYSLIQNKEFKKALDKCDERLKLQVDDIRILSMKAFALEKSGKIGEAIETHKRILRLRPEYKNSLNSLGYLLLNNREASPEEWKLAADCLKSVLKEEPENPAYLDSFGILLSKAGKKEEAIKALQKALRKAPTHPEILRHIEKVEESS; this is encoded by the coding sequence ATGTCTGAGAAGGAAAACAAAAAGAAATCTTCTTCCGCGAAGAAAAGAATTCTTCAAGAGATCAACAAGGAGAATTTTCTTTTTGCCCTGACTCTGATCGATCGGGAGATTTCTTCAGGAAACGATGATCCAGAGCTATATTACAATTTTGCAATTTGTTGTGCGAGAACGGATAACTTTAAAAAGTGCATTTTGATTTTAGAAGATCTCTTAGAAAAATTTCCGAGATTCGGAGAAAGAGAAAATTCCATTCTTATGATGATCTATTCTTTGATTCAGAACAAAGAATTCAAAAAGGCTCTCGATAAATGTGACGAGAGACTCAAACTTCAAGTCGATGATATTCGAATTCTTTCCATGAAAGCCTTCGCACTCGAAAAATCCGGGAAAATTGGCGAGGCGATCGAAACTCATAAGAGAATTCTGAGACTTCGTCCGGAGTATAAGAATTCTTTAAATTCTCTTGGTTATCTTCTCTTGAACAATCGAGAAGCAAGTCCGGAAGAATGGAAATTGGCGGCCGATTGTCTGAAGTCGGTCCTCAAGGAAGAACCGGAAAATCCGGCGTATTTGGATTCTTTCGGAATTCTCCTCTCAAAAGCGGGTAAAAAGGAAGAGGCGATCAAGGCTTTGCAGAAGGCTCTTCGGAAAGCTCCGACACATCCGGAGATTCTGAGGCACATCGAAAAAGTTGAAGAGTCTTCTTGA
- a CDS encoding MBL fold metallo-hydrolase produces MANRTKKRKENQEGNFYVDSSCIDCETCRILAPATFSEKNGASFVWKQPENDSETISALRALIACPTTSIGTEDRMDLGEAKESFPSKIEGNVYYCGYHSKDSYGAFSYLILRENGNVLIDSPRFVPSLAKKIKKLGGIRYHFLTHQDDVADHEKFREEFNCERIIHEGDLRAVPSAEIILRGNEIFEIEEDIKIIPTPGHTKGHAVLLYREEFLFTGDHLAYDPEKNQLIAFRNVCWYSWPEQKKSMERLRNVTFERILPGHGYPLQKNPKEMQMLLSDFIEWMGKR; encoded by the coding sequence ATGGCGAACCGAACGAAGAAGAGAAAGGAGAATCAAGAAGGAAACTTCTACGTGGATTCTTCCTGCATCGACTGCGAAACCTGTAGAATCCTTGCGCCTGCAACTTTTTCCGAAAAAAACGGAGCTTCGTTCGTTTGGAAACAACCGGAGAACGATTCCGAAACAATTTCAGCCCTCCGTGCGCTGATCGCCTGTCCTACTACGTCCATCGGAACCGAGGACAGAATGGATCTCGGGGAAGCAAAAGAAAGCTTTCCGAGCAAGATCGAAGGAAACGTGTATTACTGCGGATATCATTCCAAAGATTCGTACGGGGCTTTTTCCTATTTGATTCTGAGAGAAAACGGAAATGTCCTGATCGATTCTCCGCGATTCGTGCCTTCGCTCGCGAAGAAGATAAAAAAACTCGGAGGGATTCGATATCATTTCTTAACCCATCAAGACGACGTCGCCGATCACGAAAAATTCAGGGAAGAATTCAATTGCGAAAGAATCATCCATGAGGGGGATCTACGTGCGGTTCCCTCGGCGGAAATCATACTTCGGGGAAACGAAATCTTCGAAATCGAGGAAGATATAAAAATCATTCCCACACCGGGACATACCAAGGGCCACGCCGTATTATTGTATCGGGAAGAATTTCTTTTTACGGGAGATCATCTCGCTTACGATCCGGAGAAGAATCAATTGATCGCATTTCGAAACGTCTGCTGGTATTCCTGGCCCGAACAAAAAAAATCGATGGAAAGATTGAGGAACGTTACCTTTGAACGAATTCTACCCGGGCACGGATATCCTTTGCAAAAGAATCCGAAGGAAATGCAAATGCTTTTGTCGGATTTTATCGAATGGATGGGAAAACGATAG
- the sppA gene encoding signal peptide peptidase SppA: MERNRLALAITFVLTILSVLIGLVNISLSTTTSKYSKTSGGTFFSTAPIGAALIKIDGEIHSGHSTFESTGAESILQKLRDIEQNPNIKGILIEINSPGGTVGASQEIYNELMRLRKTRKIVVSMKDMAASGGYYIAASADKIFALSGTITGSIGVIAMAPNVKGLLDRYGVKMRVYKEGKYKDSLSLFRDSTPEEDEMIQKMLSDTYNEFIQDVAKGRNQTVKSVQTLAEGRIYSGQDAFRNKLVDEIGGRKEALEELSRLCQYDGEIPLYEEEESPFDRLFMMLGAKMNSFSSERIFFKEFKNSPVLIILPQALR, from the coding sequence GTGGAAAGAAACCGTCTTGCTTTAGCGATCACATTTGTTCTAACAATTTTGTCCGTCCTCATCGGACTCGTAAACATCTCCCTCTCAACGACCACTTCGAAATACTCCAAAACTTCCGGCGGAACGTTTTTTAGTACGGCCCCGATTGGAGCGGCGCTGATCAAAATCGATGGGGAGATTCATTCCGGACATTCGACGTTCGAATCGACGGGCGCGGAGAGCATTCTCCAGAAGCTCCGAGATATAGAACAAAATCCGAATATTAAGGGAATCTTAATCGAAATCAATTCTCCCGGAGGAACCGTAGGAGCTTCCCAAGAAATTTACAACGAGCTCATGCGTCTTCGAAAAACTCGAAAGATCGTAGTTTCCATGAAAGACATGGCGGCATCGGGCGGATATTATATCGCGGCCTCCGCCGATAAAATCTTCGCTCTCTCCGGAACGATCACCGGATCGATCGGAGTCATAGCGATGGCGCCTAACGTCAAAGGTCTTCTCGATCGTTACGGAGTGAAGATGAGAGTTTATAAAGAGGGGAAATACAAAGATTCATTGTCGCTCTTCCGAGATTCGACTCCCGAAGAAGACGAGATGATCCAGAAGATGCTCTCCGATACTTACAACGAATTCATACAAGACGTCGCGAAAGGAAGAAACCAGACCGTAAAATCCGTTCAGACTTTGGCGGAAGGAAGAATCTATTCCGGACAGGATGCGTTTCGAAACAAACTTGTGGACGAAATCGGCGGAAGGAAAGAAGCTCTGGAAGAATTATCAAGGCTCTGTCAATACGACGGTGAGATTCCTCTTTATGAAGAAGAAGAGTCTCCGTTTGATAGACTCTTTATGATGTTAGGCGCGAAGATGAATTCTTTTTCGAGCGAAAGAATCTTCTTTAAAGAATTTAAGAATTCTCCGGTTCTCATTATTCTTCCGCAAGCGCTTAGGTAA
- a CDS encoding TIGR01777 family oxidoreductase, producing the protein MKVGISGGTGLIGRYLTFSLLENGFQVKVFTRSPGIPVFFSGKNNLEIINTDLPNVKDLEGLDGIVNLAGAPIAGVRWSQKVKEEIRRSRVDYTEKLVKSISKIAGTPLKFFLQGSAIGYYGSYENNSPFFSESSTAGSDYLANLCEEWEKASIAISKLGIRQVIMRTGVVLSLEGGALKSMLPPFRLGVGGPIGSGEQILSWIHLKDLVDSILYIIRDSNLSGVFNMVSPNPVSNRFFSETLGTILNRPAFFRVPATLLYGLFGEGADVILKGQDVGSERLQKAGFLFSYPTIDIALRELLK; encoded by the coding sequence ATGAAAGTTGGAATTTCGGGTGGGACTGGACTAATCGGTAGATACCTTACATTCAGTTTGTTAGAAAATGGGTTTCAAGTAAAAGTTTTTACGCGTTCACCCGGCATTCCAGTTTTTTTCTCTGGAAAGAATAACTTAGAAATCATTAATACTGACCTCCCCAATGTAAAAGATTTAGAAGGCTTGGACGGGATCGTAAATTTAGCGGGAGCTCCAATAGCCGGTGTTCGGTGGAGTCAAAAAGTTAAAGAGGAAATTCGTCGCTCCCGTGTAGATTACACGGAGAAATTGGTAAAATCCATTTCGAAAATTGCGGGAACTCCTTTAAAATTTTTCTTACAAGGTTCAGCAATCGGTTATTATGGTTCCTACGAGAACAATTCTCCTTTTTTTTCAGAATCCTCAACTGCAGGATCGGATTATTTAGCAAATCTCTGTGAGGAATGGGAGAAGGCTTCCATTGCAATTTCGAAATTAGGAATTCGTCAAGTAATCATGAGAACTGGAGTTGTATTGAGCCTTGAGGGTGGAGCATTAAAAAGTATGCTTCCGCCATTTAGGCTTGGGGTTGGGGGTCCCATAGGATCAGGAGAGCAAATATTGAGTTGGATTCATTTAAAGGATTTAGTAGATTCTATTCTTTATATAATTCGAGACTCAAATCTTTCTGGAGTATTCAATATGGTTTCGCCGAATCCAGTGAGTAATCGCTTCTTTTCGGAAACTCTTGGAACAATTTTAAACAGACCTGCTTTTTTTAGAGTTCCCGCAACGCTCTTATACGGGTTGTTTGGGGAAGGCGCTGATGTCATTCTAAAAGGTCAAGATGTGGGCTCAGAAAGGCTTCAGAAAGCCGGGTTTTTATTTTCATATCCAACGATAGATATTGCTTTGCGGGAACTCCTAAAATAA
- a CDS encoding STAS domain-containing protein: MGADDSLDLDDEEVGFSINELNVNLQKEDIPDNFPKEAVALKISGEINLYSAHALKEKIFDLIDKGFIYIFVNMENIRYIDSSGLAVFMSTHAKLVKNGKGGVAIFSPSSQVNKILELTKLKSLIRVTGTLKDAMNILLN, from the coding sequence ATGGGAGCAGATGATTCTCTGGACCTCGACGATGAGGAAGTAGGTTTTTCAATCAATGAACTGAACGTAAATCTTCAAAAAGAAGATATCCCGGATAATTTCCCAAAAGAAGCGGTCGCTTTGAAGATTAGCGGGGAAATCAATCTCTATTCTGCTCATGCTCTCAAGGAGAAAATTTTCGATCTGATCGATAAGGGTTTTATTTATATTTTTGTGAATATGGAAAACATTCGATATATTGATTCTTCAGGTCTCGCGGTTTTTATGAGCACACACGCAAAATTAGTAAAGAACGGAAAGGGAGGGGTTGCGATTTTTTCTCCTTCTTCTCAAGTTAATAAAATCCTGGAATTAACCAAATTAAAATCTTTGATTCGGGTTACAGGAACTCTCAAAGATGCGATGAATATCCTTCTCAATTGA
- a CDS encoding DUF1564 family protein: MGNYRERDEILSSEFESSKITCSFLIPEIFFNKLKPEDRRRIGKNLEFLLKKFRNKILKCKRIHKKTATSLYQEKGSGLLKINVRIKPIFWEELTMLSRSHGVSNCFLYHLLLKWENSERMENSLPDKPPLLNANQRLILVWMIDFKNKCSKRMAQLLHEFPPETLC, translated from the coding sequence ATGGGAAATTACAGAGAAAGAGACGAGATATTATCTTCAGAGTTCGAGAGTTCCAAGATCACGTGTTCGTTTTTAATTCCGGAAATCTTCTTTAATAAACTCAAGCCTGAGGATCGAAGAAGAATCGGTAAGAACTTAGAATTCCTTCTAAAAAAATTTAGAAACAAGATTCTTAAATGTAAGAGAATCCACAAGAAAACGGCAACCTCTCTTTATCAAGAAAAGGGAAGTGGCCTTCTTAAAATCAATGTAAGAATCAAACCCATCTTTTGGGAAGAATTGACAATGCTTTCAAGATCGCACGGCGTCTCGAATTGTTTTCTTTACCATCTACTCTTAAAATGGGAGAATTCGGAAAGAATGGAAAATTCACTTCCAGATAAACCTCCCCTTCTAAATGCCAATCAAAGACTAATCTTAGTCTGGATGATAGATTTTAAAAATAAATGTTCCAAGAGAATGGCTCAACTTTTACATGAGTTCCCACCCGAAACCCTTTGTTAA
- a CDS encoding uracil-DNA glycosylase family protein, which translates to MNKKKIEYSKHLNHLLSCTKCPKMEGRPVHGCVPFSKIISIGQAPGIHEERFGKPFSYTAGKTLFGWFRKIGIEEEVFRKKVNMSAVCRCFPGKAKSGDRKPNPEEVQNCSEFLEFEVRFHKPRLVIPIGKLAIDQLFESRSYKLEDVIGGRFSRELYGVQVDWVPLPHPSGLNVWNHTETGKKLIQKALDLLKKHPVMKEEFDL; encoded by the coding sequence ATGAATAAAAAGAAAATAGAATATTCTAAACATCTAAATCATTTACTCAGTTGCACAAAATGTCCTAAGATGGAAGGAAGGCCTGTCCATGGCTGTGTTCCTTTCTCTAAAATCATCAGTATCGGTCAAGCCCCCGGGATTCACGAGGAACGTTTCGGGAAACCTTTTTCATACACGGCTGGGAAAACTCTTTTCGGTTGGTTTCGAAAAATCGGAATAGAAGAGGAAGTTTTTCGTAAGAAAGTGAATATGTCCGCGGTCTGCCGATGTTTTCCCGGAAAAGCGAAGAGTGGAGATCGAAAACCAAATCCCGAGGAAGTTCAGAATTGCTCGGAATTTTTGGAATTCGAAGTTCGTTTTCATAAACCCCGACTTGTCATTCCTATCGGAAAACTTGCCATCGATCAATTGTTCGAGAGTCGTAGTTACAAGTTAGAGGATGTGATCGGTGGACGGTTTTCGCGGGAACTCTATGGTGTTCAGGTGGATTGGGTTCCACTGCCGCATCCGTCTGGACTGAATGTGTGGAATCACACGGAGACTGGGAAGAAATTGATTCAAAAGGCTTTGGATCTTTTAAAAAAACATCCTGTAATGAAAGAAGAATTCGATTTGTGA
- a CDS encoding TetR/AcrR family transcriptional regulator, with protein MKLPSQEESKIRPRKKTFLGFSSSHPSKKESKKSFETKEKLLEATLSVFGSKGFHEARVEDITAHAGFAKGTFYEHFDSKDDLIYILIDYAARKDLEITQSLFQRCKSSIAIRDQYLKPILLDIQSKKELNRVCYQFLTNEILTKEKLQKKTDYYNRLYQRYHRRSIKLAQKLNLLNPNFETEEIYVMFRYLIDGFTINQAYSFFCSKSGDVEINSILKLFDQSLLVTNSNSDQ; from the coding sequence TTGAAACTTCCCTCCCAAGAAGAATCTAAAATTCGCCCGAGAAAAAAAACGTTTCTCGGGTTTTCTTCTTCTCATCCTTCCAAAAAAGAATCCAAAAAATCTTTTGAGACCAAGGAGAAACTTTTAGAGGCGACTCTTTCCGTTTTTGGAAGCAAGGGATTTCACGAAGCAAGAGTGGAGGACATCACCGCGCATGCCGGATTTGCAAAAGGAACTTTTTACGAACACTTCGACAGTAAGGACGATCTCATCTATATTTTGATCGATTACGCCGCGAGAAAGGATCTAGAGATCACACAGTCTCTTTTTCAACGCTGTAAGAGTTCGATCGCAATTCGAGATCAGTATTTAAAACCGATTCTTCTCGATATACAATCCAAGAAAGAACTCAACCGTGTCTGTTATCAATTCCTAACGAACGAAATTCTCACGAAGGAAAAACTTCAGAAAAAAACCGACTACTACAACCGACTCTATCAACGCTATCATAGAAGAAGTATCAAACTCGCGCAGAAGTTAAATCTTCTGAATCCGAATTTCGAAACGGAAGAAATCTACGTAATGTTTCGATACCTGATCGACGGTTTTACAATCAATCAGGCGTATTCTTTTTTTTGTTCTAAGAGCGGCGATGTGGAGATCAACTCGATTCTAAAACTCTTCGATCAATCGCTGTTAGTAACGAATTCGAATTCCGATCAATAA
- the surE gene encoding 5'/3'-nucleotidase SurE produces the protein MNILITNDDGIASSGIKALEKVLQKEHNTFLIAPLRERSATSMALSIYDSMRVEKINDNHYIVDGYPADCVNIGLHGEIFPKIDLVLSGINRGVNMGHDVHYSGTVGAARHGAIHNRLALAVSSGNINRDYDYIQEAEFVLEFINGYSAVLKTGTVYNINIPPDFVSSMENLRITKLGRRTYEDTYSKKNIIGGIADFYLGGSELGHFEEEGTDFSAFFSGLISLTPLSLDQTDSSLLKELSESVNKNV, from the coding sequence ATGAATATATTGATTACGAATGACGATGGAATCGCGTCCTCGGGAATTAAGGCTCTCGAAAAGGTTCTTCAAAAAGAACACAATACATTCTTAATCGCACCTCTTCGTGAAAGATCTGCCACTTCGATGGCGTTGTCGATTTACGATTCGATGAGAGTCGAGAAGATCAACGACAATCATTATATCGTGGACGGTTATCCGGCCGATTGTGTGAACATCGGCTTGCACGGTGAAATTTTCCCGAAAATCGACCTGGTTTTATCCGGAATCAACCGCGGGGTAAATATGGGTCACGACGTTCATTATTCCGGGACGGTCGGTGCGGCGAGACACGGAGCGATTCACAATCGTCTTGCCCTCGCGGTGAGTTCGGGAAATATAAATCGTGATTACGATTATATTCAAGAAGCTGAATTTGTTTTGGAATTCATAAATGGCTATTCTGCCGTTTTGAAAACGGGAACGGTTTACAATATCAATATTCCTCCGGACTTCGTTTCTTCGATGGAAAATCTTCGAATTACAAAGTTAGGAAGAAGAACCTATGAAGACACTTATTCCAAAAAAAACATTATCGGTGGAATCGCCGACTTCTATTTAGGAGGTTCCGAGTTGGGGCACTTCGAAGAGGAAGGAACCGACTTCTCCGCATTCTTCTCCGGTTTGATTTCTCTCACTCCTTTGTCTTTGGATCAAACGGATTCTTCTCTTTTGAAAGAACTTTCAGAATCCGTAAATAAGAATGTCTGA
- a CDS encoding efflux RND transporter permease subunit: MKSIIESFIKNRLFMYLGMVFILLSGLISLLGLRRDAFPNVDLKQMVISTKFPGASPADVELRVTYPIEQRLKEIDGIDEIRSFSRNSVSDIDVRVSLEEKDPEKVLNEIRRAVDNAMSEFPPQVTEKPKMTERKSGSFPIIEFSISGGKDEIELHTTAEFIELELEKIPGVARVDVFGKRDREWQILVNANKLKQYSLDLSDIVGTIRNRNINLPAGSVDSENSFDLRIDGEFKEPSEIGKIPTRTNEIFSTVKLGDLARVEDTFEYPRFLAIANGRQGLVLSVIKKERADAIEVAETVHKRLNTLSTSFPSGMKTFVLNDEAKRTKNRLNVVSSNALIGFIIVFGILFLFLDFRTATLTSLSLPLSMLMTFAVLPFFDVSFNMISMMGLIISLGMLVDNSIVISENIYTYLDQKNDSHTASLRGTVEMIVPIFGSYLTTVTAFLPMLFMTGIMGKFIWEIPLVVIVALTASLIESFLFLPARIAAFAKTPEQLKIKSKFRQKMDSYFESLETSFSRLVSFNIKHKKASFAFIILLVFGSCGAMSQMDFILFPKEDIEIIMIKAEFPPTSRIFQTREKMKYMEAIVQKIPKEELVSYSTKIGVQQTDPDDPLSRFGENLAVILIYLTPEVKRERKASEILRSIEPELRKTPGISDLFLEEFGNAPPIGAPITISIQGRDYETLKKISNELQTFLKSIPGVFSVRDDYRFGRKQMYIQLDEGLESFTGVSTLSAANALRAAYDGERAGSIRKGRTKIYLRVVYDRDFRKNPNEIKSIPLRNKAGNITHLAKISRMDLIESPELLAHKDFERAITVNGDVKLDEITAHDANQKVADEFKPLIERQYPGISISFGGEEKDTQRSMASLGKAGIIAIFGIFGILALTIRSFWKPILILSTIPLGIIGIVIGFPLSGKSISFLAMIGIIGLAGVLVNASIVLVDCIDSIKKGSKASMDEILIEASQRRFRPILLTTLTTVAGLLPTAYSLGGSDPVLIPMTLALGWGLGFGTLGSLLYVPVTLSVFHELGSKFSNKNTKKK, from the coding sequence ATGAAATCAATTATCGAATCTTTCATCAAAAATCGCCTCTTTATGTATCTCGGAATGGTCTTCATTCTTCTTTCAGGTCTTATTTCCCTTTTAGGGCTTCGCCGAGATGCATTCCCAAACGTAGATTTGAAACAGATGGTCATTTCTACCAAGTTCCCGGGCGCCTCTCCGGCGGATGTCGAGCTCCGAGTTACCTATCCAATCGAACAGCGCCTCAAGGAAATCGACGGAATCGATGAGATCCGCTCTTTTTCCAGAAACTCCGTCTCGGATATCGACGTCCGAGTCAGTCTGGAAGAAAAAGACCCGGAGAAAGTTCTCAACGAGATCCGACGCGCCGTGGACAATGCCATGTCGGAGTTCCCACCGCAAGTAACGGAAAAACCGAAGATGACCGAAAGAAAATCAGGTTCTTTTCCAATCATTGAGTTTTCGATTTCCGGAGGAAAAGACGAAATCGAACTCCATACGACTGCGGAATTTATCGAACTCGAACTGGAAAAGATCCCGGGGGTCGCGAGAGTAGACGTTTTCGGAAAGAGGGATCGAGAATGGCAAATATTAGTAAATGCAAATAAACTAAAACAATATTCATTAGATTTATCTGATATTGTTGGGACAATTCGGAACAGAAATATCAACCTTCCTGCCGGATCCGTGGACTCCGAAAATTCATTCGACCTAAGAATCGATGGAGAATTCAAGGAACCTTCCGAAATTGGGAAAATTCCCACTCGAACAAATGAAATCTTTTCCACCGTAAAACTGGGAGATCTCGCGAGAGTGGAGGATACGTTCGAATATCCACGATTCTTGGCGATCGCAAACGGAAGACAAGGACTCGTTCTTTCCGTGATCAAAAAGGAAAGGGCCGATGCGATCGAAGTAGCAGAAACGGTTCACAAAAGATTAAATACCCTTTCCACTTCCTTTCCTTCCGGAATGAAGACATTCGTATTAAACGACGAAGCGAAAAGAACGAAAAACCGTCTCAACGTAGTTTCATCCAATGCTTTGATAGGGTTTATCATCGTATTCGGGATTCTTTTTCTTTTCTTAGATTTTAGAACGGCGACCTTAACTTCCCTGTCTCTTCCGCTTTCGATGCTTATGACGTTTGCGGTCCTTCCGTTTTTTGACGTTTCGTTTAACATGATCTCGATGATGGGATTGATCATCTCTCTTGGAATGCTCGTGGACAACTCGATCGTCATCTCCGAAAATATTTACACATACTTAGATCAAAAGAATGATTCCCATACGGCGTCTCTCCGAGGAACCGTTGAGATGATCGTTCCTATTTTCGGATCCTATCTCACGACCGTGACCGCGTTTCTTCCAATGCTTTTTATGACTGGAATCATGGGAAAATTCATCTGGGAAATTCCTCTCGTTGTGATCGTTGCTCTGACTGCAAGCCTGATCGAATCCTTCTTATTCTTACCAGCAAGAATCGCCGCATTTGCAAAGACGCCTGAACAACTGAAAATCAAGAGTAAGTTTAGACAAAAAATGGATTCTTATTTCGAGTCTCTGGAAACTTCTTTCTCCAGACTCGTTTCGTTTAACATCAAACATAAAAAAGCTTCCTTCGCTTTTATCATTCTTCTCGTATTCGGCTCCTGTGGAGCGATGTCTCAGATGGATTTCATTCTTTTCCCGAAAGAAGACATCGAGATCATCATGATCAAGGCGGAGTTCCCGCCGACTTCCAGAATTTTTCAAACTCGCGAAAAGATGAAGTATATGGAAGCGATCGTCCAAAAGATCCCAAAAGAAGAATTGGTAAGTTACTCTACAAAGATCGGAGTTCAACAGACGGATCCGGACGATCCTCTTTCTCGATTCGGCGAGAACTTAGCAGTGATTCTTATTTATCTCACTCCGGAAGTGAAACGGGAACGGAAGGCATCCGAAATTCTTCGTTCCATCGAACCCGAACTTCGCAAAACTCCCGGCATCAGTGATCTTTTTTTGGAAGAATTCGGAAACGCACCTCCGATCGGAGCTCCGATTACGATCTCGATTCAAGGAAGAGATTACGAAACTCTAAAGAAGATTTCCAACGAACTTCAGACATTCTTAAAATCCATTCCAGGAGTGTTTTCGGTTCGAGACGATTATCGCTTCGGTCGTAAGCAGATGTATATTCAATTGGACGAAGGACTCGAAAGTTTCACAGGTGTTTCCACTCTTTCCGCGGCCAACGCGTTACGTGCCGCTTACGATGGAGAACGCGCCGGTTCGATCCGGAAGGGAAGAACCAAAATTTATCTGAGAGTCGTCTATGACCGCGACTTCCGCAAAAATCCGAACGAAATCAAATCGATTCCGCTTCGGAACAAGGCCGGAAACATCACTCATCTCGCAAAAATTTCCAGAATGGATCTGATCGAATCTCCGGAGCTTCTTGCGCACAAGGACTTCGAACGAGCAATCACCGTCAACGGAGACGTTAAGTTAGACGAAATCACGGCCCACGACGCGAATCAAAAGGTCGCAGACGAATTTAAACCTCTGATCGAAAGACAATATCCCGGTATTTCCATCTCTTTCGGAGGAGAAGAAAAGGATACGCAGAGATCGATGGCCTCCCTCGGGAAAGCGGGGATCATCGCGATCTTCGGGATCTTCGGAATTCTTGCGTTGACGATTCGAAGTTTTTGGAAGCCGATTCTGATCTTAAGCACGATTCCTTTGGGAATCATTGGGATCGTAATCGGATTTCCTCTTTCCGGAAAATCGATCAGCTTCCTTGCGATGATAGGAATCATCGGCTTGGCGGGCGTTCTTGTGAACGCTTCCATCGTTCTTGTCGATTGTATCGACTCGATCAAGAAAGGTTCCAAAGCAAGCATGGATGAAATTTTGATTGAAGCGAGTCAAAGAAGATTCAGACCGATTCTTCTTACTACTTTAACGACCGTCGCTGGTCTTCTGCCTACCGCGTATAGCCTTGGCGGTTCCGATCCGGTTTTGATTCCTATGACCTTGGCCTTGGGTTGGGGATTAGGATTTGGAACGTTAGGAAGTCTTCTCTATGTTCCTGTGACACTTTCTGTCTTTCACGAACTCGGTTCCAAGTTCTCAAATAAAAACACGAAGAAGAAGTAA